ATGCCTCTATACTTAAACGTAACGTTTAAGTATAGAGGCATTTCAATTAGATATTAAAAAATTGTTTTACTGCTTGATCAGTTTATACAATCCGTTTTTATTTTGTGATGTTATTTTTACCAAATAAACACCTTGTTTTAAATTAGAAATATCGATAGTTTTTAAACGCGTATTTTTAAGTTGTTTTACTAACGTCCCTGTTATGTCGTACATTTCAATATCCATAACGTTACTAACACCTTTTATGCTAAAGAAATTAGAAGCTGGATTCGGATATACTTTCAATTCGGTTAGCTTATTATCTGCCATACTCAAACTAGCTTGATTAATAACCCCAATGGCATCTAAATCGAAACCACCAGAACCAAACGGTGTTGGATATGGATCGTTTATCATATTCCCATAAGAATCGTAAGTAGCAAACGCCGGATCAATAGTTCCAATAGCATCAATAACTTTTACGTGTGTAATTCTAGTTTTATCCAATAAAGGATTGTTAGGAATATCACTTAAATCGAAAGGTGTTCCAAAACCTGCACGGTATTTTCCTGCTAGATTATTGATATAAGTAGCATCAACAGCTCCAAAACCACCTACTTGTGTATCCGTTTGCGTTTGACTATGTGCTGGAAATCTGAAATAATTAACACCATCTGAACTTACTTCAACAAAAGCCAGTTCTAAAAAAGTATCACTAAATGAGTTTTCAAAAACAGCAAAATCATATCCAGATCCGTCAGTAATTGGTGTATCAAAGGTTAAAATAGCATCACCTCCATCACCTAAACTTATAATCGCGTTATTAGCAATACCTATAACATTAGACTCTACACCTACAGTAGCATAACCACTTCCTGAGTCAGAAATATTGATTAAACCTCTTGTTACATCGGCACCTGAAGCCCAATCTACAAATAATGCATCCTCTTGGGCAATAGCAGTCGTTTCTGATTGACCTGCTGGTGGAGGATAGATACCCAATGGCATGTTATATTTGTATACCCCATTAGGAATAATACCTACGGTATAAGAGTTCTGAAACGTTCCTGTTGTATTGTAAGTAACGACTTTACCATCATTAACATAATTTTCAGCATCCGATAAATAAAGCACATTGTCTAGAAGCGATAATCCGTAAGCTAAAACAACGCCTTCCGATGCTGTATTGATGAGTTCCGTACTTGGCAAACCCCCTGTAAAATCAAAATTATAGATATTATTATCTACCACATAATAGGCTTGACCATTATCAACTTGTAAAAAATTTGGATGTTCCCCTGTGGCAAAGTTATAAACATCCATTTCAGAAAAATCGCTTAAATCTATTCTATATAGTTTCCCTAACGTTTCCTCACCTGTCCATGCTTCCTTTCCACCGCAAAGCACATATAAATAATCATGATCAGCTACAATAGAATTTGGTACATCGGAAACCGTAATTTCTGAAACACTGTTATCGCTTAAATTGATTACTGAAACCGTATTTCCCTGACCATAACCACCTTGATGCGCAACAAATAATTGATTGTTTTGCTTTATAATTTCTTCTGGTCCTTCAACTACTGGAATGGTACTTGTTATTGTATTTGTTGTTAAATCCATTACCGCTATATAATCATCAGTAATGTCTGTAGGATCACCCCAATTGGTAATATATCCAAAACCGTTATCAAACACTATATAGCGTGGATTATCTAATCCCGTTGTAACGGTTGCAACATGGGCAAATGTTAGACGATCAATCACGTTTACTTCATGACTTCCGTTTGACACGATATAAGAATTACCGCCATCAAAGCCCATCCCTTGAGCTAACTGCCCAATTTCCATACCTGGATTTTCGGTTGCAAAAACATCATTACTAACCGTTCCTGAATTACTTATAAAAGAAACAGATGCTGTATCTGTACCAAACATGCCTTCATTTAAAACAAAAACACCATTATTGTAGCCGACTTGTGCAAAGCCGGAAAAGGTTAAAAAAGCAAAAATAGATGTTAATAAGAATAGATAATTTTTTTTCATTGTATTGCGTTTATTATTTAATTAGTTGTTGTTATAAAATCCGTTAGGAATAAGTTTTACATTATAGTTTTCCTGAAAATCTCCTTGTAAGTTGTATACTAATACATCACCGTTAGAAACAAAATCTTTAGCATCTGCTATATAAATAGTTTCATTAATAATAGTAAAACCATACAATACCCCTAAATTTTGAGTGCTTGTAGTAAATAAGGGAGTTGCAGGTAGCCTAAAATCATTCAAATCCACCTTGTAAACGTCTCTATTTAAAGTATATAAAAGTAAATTATTATTAATTTCTAAATAATCTGGATGAACACCATCTGCAAAAATAATTTGGTCGGTAACCTGGTTTGTTGCCATGTTTATTTTGTATAAACCGCCTAAAGTTTCAGCGCCTGTGTAATCTTCTTTTCCGGCGCAAATAACATATAAATCGTTATTATGAGTTACCATACTTCCTGGCATATCAGAAACATCAATACTAGCAGTAACTGTTTCATTAACCGCATCTAACACCGATATTGTATTCCCATAACCCCAGCCACCATAATGCGCCACGTATAAAGTTCCATTATTATTCAATATGCCATCTGGCCCTTCTGCAACTGGAATAGTACTAATTATAGCGTTGGTTTCTGTGTCCAAAACAGCTACATAATCATCCGTAGTATCTGCTGGATCGCCCCAATTGGTTATGAAACCTTTAGCACCATCAAAAGTCATATAACGTGGTGTTAAAATATCGTTTTCAATGGTTGTAATAAGCTCAAACGTATAGCGATTTACAACTTCAATAGTGTTGGAGTTGTTGACTAGTATATATGCTTTATCTCCATAAAACGCCATACTTTGCGCTACATCGCCTAATTTTCTACCATTAACGCCATAAAATACGTTGTTATATACTTGGCCAGAGTTGTCTATAAATGATACCGAAGCATTGGAGTACGTATAACCTCCTTCATTTAAAACAAATATACCGTTGGCATAATCGCCAGATGGTGGCGGATTGTCAATTATAATTTCACGGTCGTTACTCGTACAATTCTGCAGCAATAAAACCGCAGCGAACATGACAACTAATTTCACCTGTTTATTCATAATTTCAAATATTAAAGTTCAAATACATATTAAAATTTCTACCGGGCATAGGCCTGTTTTGCACACTTTCGTAGGATTCATTCCATAAATTAAGAACCTGTACACCTAGTATATATTTATTCGTTTTTTTACCAAGATTATATTCTATACCGAAATTAGCTACCATATAGCTATTAAGTATATGCTCTACAGCGTTATCCGTTGTAGTAAAAACCTCTCCGTTATTTATAAATTGATAATAGGTAGACAGCTTTTTAAAGCTATAACTAACTGCAGTTGTCAGTTTATGATACGGCACATAAATAAGTTGCTTATCTGTTTTTTCATTTTTTGAAACCGTGTAGGCATAGGTTGCCGATACATTTATAGTATGCGCTCCAATTTTTTTATTAGCAGACAATATGCCTTCAAGACCATAAATATTAACGTTCTCCGCATTTTCAGGTCGCCAAATACCGGCAACATCTGGTACCCATAATAATAAATCTTGGACTTTATTATAGTAACCGTTAATGGTTAACGAAGCATTTGGAATATGTAAAACGTTACTCATTTCACCTTGATAGGATAACTCTGGTTTTAAGTTCGGATTACCAAATCCTTCCCAGTATAGATCATTGTAAGTGGGGATTCTGAAGTTTTTTGAAGTATTTAATTTCAAACTATAAAAGTTGGTGATTTCGGCTTGAATTCCTGCTGAATATAAAAATGGGTTTTCATAATTAGCATTTAATTCTTGACGCAAGCTAATTTCATACATAAACCGTTTGCTTAATTTATGTTTTAAACCCAAAAAAACAGACCCTAAATCCCGGTTTTCATGTTGTATATCAGAACCTTCGCCATTATTATGGTTGTAATTAAAGCCACCGCTGAAAAGCATACGGCCTAATTCATAATCTAAATTGTATTTTACAAACAGACTACCCACATCACCATAGGTATTATAATCTCTAGCTATATTGGGATAATATCTATAGTTTTCAGTGATATAAGCAACTTTAGCATTAGACGTAAAATACGAGGATTTGGACACCCATTCCACCATACTTCGCGTATTAAAATCGTAGTATTTTGTTTCTAAAGCATTTGGCGTTGGAAGGGAGAAATTTCGTTTGCCATCATATAAATTAGTATAAAGATTAATGGCATTTTTCTTATCCAACTTAAAACCAAAAGTCGAACTGATATTCGTATTATTAAATTGACCGTTTTCATTGGTTCTGTTTGTTCCTAAATATTCGTAATCATTATCAGAACCTTGACGTGAAATACCTAATGAAAAGCTCGTGTTTTTCGTTGAATACCCCGTTTTATAGTCTAATCCGTAGGTGTTATAACTGCCGTATTTTAAAAAAAAATCATTTTCAAAACCTGCATTATACTTAATATTATTTTCCAAATAAATACTGCCGCCAATAGCATTACTACCATCCACAACGCCACCGCCACCAGACTTGACAACAACACGGTCAAATCCACGGGTATTAACAGTATTAAAATCTGTCTGACCCGTTGTTTGTGAATTTATATTAATGCCATTCCATAAAACCGCCGTTTGTTGTGCCGTTGTCCCCCTGAAACTAGGCGAAGAAACCATACCTAAACCATTTTCTTTTAAGTAAATAGTGGTATTATAATTTAAAAGACTGGTAAGTGATGTTTGGTTGCGTTTTAAAACACTATCATTTAAAACGGTTTGCGTTGTTGTATAAACCGAATCTTTTAATTTGATGTATTTCAAATTCACAGTATTCAATTCCGTAACCGGACTGACTTGCGCAAAAATTGCATAACAGAACAAAAATATCAACAATGTGAAAAATCGATTCATAATCAATGAGCCCTTTACCCGAAAGCTTTTATTTTTAAGGTTATAAAATTGGCAGGTCTCCTGACTTGCGTCTTCATGTTGGTCTTCCCATCCAAAACGGACAGTGACTTGAAGTGTAACATGAAGCGTTATAGCTTACAGTTGCGGGAACAGCTCTGGATTTTAACCAGATTCCCTTTTAATTGAAGCAATCGTGAACATTTTTAACAGGATTTAAACACCACTTAAAAACATGCTGATTTACTATCAAACCAAATTCACGGCAAAAGTAATTATTCTTTTCAGATTAGCACCATGAACCTTATTTTTTCTTGGTCATTTTATAAAGTAAATAAATAAATCCTGCTAAAAAATGAAAGATTACAACGCCAGCTACTATATATAATGTTACATTTGAACCGTCACGCATAGTTAAAAATTTTCTATAAATTTACGTGATTTTTAATTCTTCAAACGTTACAAATGTTACATAAAAAGATAGTTTTCATTACGCTTCTATTGAGTTTATTTTTCTGGAATTGTCAAGACAAAACCAAGCAAGAAATTAGCCTACCCAAAACCAGCAAATCATCTATAAAAATTGATTATGCCGCAGGTTTTGCCATTACAAATTATGAAAATTCCACACTACTAACCATTAACAATCCTTGGCCAGATTCTGATAAAAACTACCGTTATCTTTTGCTTACAAAAGCGCAGGCTGCTGTAAGCACATATAACAAAAGTGATTACGATGGCATAATTACTATTCCTGTTGAAAAAATGGTAGTTACATCAACAACCCATATTCCTGCATTGGAATTATTAGAGGTTGAAAACACCTTAATTGGATTTCCAGGAACCGATTATATTTCTTCCGAAAAAACGCGACAATTAATTGATTCGGGTGCTATTAGAGAACTCGGAAAAAATGAAGGCATTAATACCGAAGTATTATTGGAACTGAACCCAAATGTGGTGATTGGTTTTGGTATTGACGGCAATAATAAAAGTTTTGAAACCATCAGAAAATCAGGAATTCCTGTTATTTACAATGGTGATTGGGTAGAAACTTCGCCATTAGCAAAAGCAGAATGGGTTAAATTTTTTGGAGCACTTTATAATAAAAGCAACCAAGCGGAATCTATTTTTAAAGCGATTGAAACCGATTATTTAGAAGCTAAAAGTTTAGCTGAAAATGCCAGCAGCAAACCTAGGGTTTTAAGTGGTGCCATGCATAAAGACATTTGGTATTTGCCAAGCGGAACAAGTCCAGAAGCGCAACTTTTAAAAGATGCCAACGTAGATTATTTATGGGCAAATTCGGAAAGCAAAGGAAGCCTAGCTTTAAATTTTGAAGTGGTATTTAATAAAGCCAAAGATGCAGATATCTGGATTAGCCCTTCCTACTATAATTCATTGGAAGCTTTAGAAAAAGCTAATTCACACTACACCCAATTTGATGCTTTCAAAAATAAAAACATGTATTCTTTTGTTAATACTGCTGGTAAAACAGGCGGTGTTACCTATTATGAAATAGGAACGGCCAGACCTGATTTGGTATTGAAGGACTTGGTAAAAATAGCACATCCTGAATTACTTGAAAATTATGAACTACAGTTTTTTAAACGCCTAGAATAAACCGATATTTGCACGAATCCGTTTTATGCATACCAACTATACATACGCTTTTATTACCCTCATAATCCTGCTGGTAATTTGCATTTTAGCAAATATTAGTTTGGGTTCGGTATCTATTCCCATATCGGCAATTTTTGAAAGTTTTGTTGGCACTTTAGACCACGAATCTTGGTCCTATATTATTAAAGACTACCGCTTACCAAAAGCACTGACAGCGGTTTTAGTCGGTTCTGGATTAGGTATTTCTGGATTATTAATGCAAACCTTATTTAGAAACCCATTGGCTGGTCCGTTTGTTTTGGGTATCAGTTCCGGCGCTAGTTTGGGTGTGGCACTCGTTATTTTAGGAGCTGGAGTTTTTGGTGGCGCATTTGCCACAATTTTTGTATCCAAATGGAGTATTATTATTGCGGCTAGTTTAGGGAGTTTTCTCGTGCTCTCAGCAGTTTTAGTGGTGTCTTCAAAAGTACGAGATACCATGGCTATCCTCATTATAGGACTTATGTTTGGCAGCATTACTGCTGCTGTGGTTAGTGTCCTCTCCTACTTTAGTAGCGCAGAACAACTTCAGCAATATATTTTCTGGGGATTTGGAAGTTTAGGAAACCTATCATGGCAAGAATTGGGTATTTTCTTTATCGTTTATAGCCTCGGCATGCTGTTGACAATTTTCTCAATCAAAGGTTTAAATTCACTTTTATTAGGTGAAAATTATGCGAAAAGTCTTGGATTAAACATCAAGCAAACGCGACTTATTATTATTATTGCTACTAGTTTATTAGCGGGAACCATCACCGCTTTTGCTGGACCTATTGCTTTTATTGGTTTAGCTATTCCTCATATTACACGTCAAATTTTTACAACATCTAATCATAAAATATTAATTCCAGCCGTGTTTTTATTTGGCGCCATTATCATGCTTATTTGCGATAGTATTGCGCAATTACCAACTAGTGATTATACCTTGCCAATTAACGCAATTACGTCATTAATGGGAGCTCCTGTGGTTATTTGGTTGTT
Above is a window of Bizionia sp. M204 DNA encoding:
- a CDS encoding YncE family protein — its product is MNKQVKLVVMFAAVLLLQNCTSNDREIIIDNPPPSGDYANGIFVLNEGGYTYSNASVSFIDNSGQVYNNVFYGVNGRKLGDVAQSMAFYGDKAYILVNNSNTIEVVNRYTFELITTIENDILTPRYMTFDGAKGFITNWGDPADTTDDYVAVLDTETNAIISTIPVAEGPDGILNNNGTLYVAHYGGWGYGNTISVLDAVNETVTASIDVSDMPGSMVTHNNDLYVICAGKEDYTGAETLGGLYKINMATNQVTDQIIFADGVHPDYLEINNNLLLYTLNRDVYKVDLNDFRLPATPLFTTSTQNLGVLYGFTIINETIYIADAKDFVSNGDVLVYNLQGDFQENYNVKLIPNGFYNNN
- a CDS encoding ABC transporter substrate-binding protein, with translation MLHKKIVFITLLLSLFFWNCQDKTKQEISLPKTSKSSIKIDYAAGFAITNYENSTLLTINNPWPDSDKNYRYLLLTKAQAAVSTYNKSDYDGIITIPVEKMVVTSTTHIPALELLEVENTLIGFPGTDYISSEKTRQLIDSGAIRELGKNEGINTEVLLELNPNVVIGFGIDGNNKSFETIRKSGIPVIYNGDWVETSPLAKAEWVKFFGALYNKSNQAESIFKAIETDYLEAKSLAENASSKPRVLSGAMHKDIWYLPSGTSPEAQLLKDANVDYLWANSESKGSLALNFEVVFNKAKDADIWISPSYYNSLEALEKANSHYTQFDAFKNKNMYSFVNTAGKTGGVTYYEIGTARPDLVLKDLVKIAHPELLENYELQFFKRLE
- a CDS encoding TonB-dependent siderophore receptor, which gives rise to MNLKYIKLKDSVYTTTQTVLNDSVLKRNQTSLTSLLNYNTTIYLKENGLGMVSSPSFRGTTAQQTAVLWNGININSQTTGQTDFNTVNTRGFDRVVVKSGGGGVVDGSNAIGGSIYLENNIKYNAGFENDFFLKYGSYNTYGLDYKTGYSTKNTSFSLGISRQGSDNDYEYLGTNRTNENGQFNNTNISSTFGFKLDKKNAINLYTNLYDGKRNFSLPTPNALETKYYDFNTRSMVEWVSKSSYFTSNAKVAYITENYRYYPNIARDYNTYGDVGSLFVKYNLDYELGRMLFSGGFNYNHNNGEGSDIQHENRDLGSVFLGLKHKLSKRFMYEISLRQELNANYENPFLYSAGIQAEITNFYSLKLNTSKNFRIPTYNDLYWEGFGNPNLKPELSYQGEMSNVLHIPNASLTINGYYNKVQDLLLWVPDVAGIWRPENAENVNIYGLEGILSANKKIGAHTINVSATYAYTVSKNEKTDKQLIYVPYHKLTTAVSYSFKKLSTYYQFINNGEVFTTTDNAVEHILNSYMVANFGIEYNLGKKTNKYILGVQVLNLWNESYESVQNRPMPGRNFNMYLNFNI
- a CDS encoding DUF5074 domain-containing protein is translated as MKKNYLFLLTSIFAFLTFSGFAQVGYNNGVFVLNEGMFGTDTASVSFISNSGTVSNDVFATENPGMEIGQLAQGMGFDGGNSYIVSNGSHEVNVIDRLTFAHVATVTTGLDNPRYIVFDNGFGYITNWGDPTDITDDYIAVMDLTTNTITSTIPVVEGPEEIIKQNNQLFVAHQGGYGQGNTVSVINLSDNSVSEITVSDVPNSIVADHDYLYVLCGGKEAWTGEETLGKLYRIDLSDFSEMDVYNFATGEHPNFLQVDNGQAYYVVDNNIYNFDFTGGLPSTELINTASEGVVLAYGLSLLDNVLYLSDAENYVNDGKVVTYNTTGTFQNSYTVGIIPNGVYKYNMPLGIYPPPAGQSETTAIAQEDALFVDWASGADVTRGLINISDSGSGYATVGVESNVIGIANNAIISLGDGGDAILTFDTPITDGSGYDFAVFENSFSDTFLELAFVEVSSDGVNYFRFPAHSQTQTDTQVGGFGAVDATYINNLAGKYRAGFGTPFDLSDIPNNPLLDKTRITHVKVIDAIGTIDPAFATYDSYGNMINDPYPTPFGSGGFDLDAIGVINQASLSMADNKLTELKVYPNPASNFFSIKGVSNVMDIEMYDITGTLVKQLKNTRLKTIDISNLKQGVYLVKITSQNKNGLYKLIKQ
- a CDS encoding iron ABC transporter permease; the protein is MHTNYTYAFITLIILLVICILANISLGSVSIPISAIFESFVGTLDHESWSYIIKDYRLPKALTAVLVGSGLGISGLLMQTLFRNPLAGPFVLGISSGASLGVALVILGAGVFGGAFATIFVSKWSIIIAASLGSFLVLSAVLVVSSKVRDTMAILIIGLMFGSITAAVVSVLSYFSSAEQLQQYIFWGFGSLGNLSWQELGIFFIVYSLGMLLTIFSIKGLNSLLLGENYAKSLGLNIKQTRLIIIIATSLLAGTITAFAGPIAFIGLAIPHITRQIFTTSNHKILIPAVFLFGAIIMLICDSIAQLPTSDYTLPINAITSLMGAPVVIWLLVRKRKMLF